The genomic stretch AGATCAGCGCCCACGCCAGGCCCGAAAAAATCGGGTCGAGCGTGATGGGCCATGCCCCCAGTGCGGTGGTCAGTGCCGTGAGCACAATGGGGCGCAGGCGGACGGCTCCCGAATGGATAATCGCATCCTTGAGCGATGTGCCTCGCCGCACCTCGGCCTGGATGAAATCGATAAGCACCAGCGAGTTGCGGATGACGATACCGCCCAGTGCGATCATGCCGATCATGGATGTGGCGGTGAAGAAGACCGGATTGCCGAATCCGCCCACCGTATCTCCGGCCACCACATTGAGCAGCCAGAATCCGGGCATGATGCCAAGCAGCGTCAGCGGGATGGCCGACATGATCAATAGTGGCATCACAAAGGAACTGGTCTGACCCACGAGCAGGATGAATATGCCGAGCAGGGCGGCAGCATAGGCAAGCCCGAGATCGCGAAAGACATCCAGCGTGATTTTCCACTCCCCTTCGCCGGCCCATTCGTCGATGGTTCCCGGCGGCATGGGGTCTTCTTTCAACGTTGCCTTGAGGTCGATGACCGCCTCACCTGGAGGCACCCCTGCGGTTTCGGCATAGACATAGGCCACCCGTTGTAAGTTCTTGTGGTATATGGGCTGCTCGGCCTCCACCTCACGGAAGTGTCCCAGTTCGGCCAGCGGAACCATGGCTCCGTCCGGCGACTTCATGCGAAGCTCTCCCAGACGGTGGGAGCCGGTGCGCAGATTCACAGGCAGGATGACCCGTACCGGCAATTGCTGACGCTCATCCGGCAGATGGACTGTTGCGGGCGTTGCGCCGGAAAGGGCCATGCGCAGAGTCTCCACCACGTCACCGGCGGATATGCCGTGGAGCGCGGCTTTTTCCTTGTCGATGACAAAGTCGATCATGTTCCGCTCTTCTTCAGCCGAAATATCGACATCCACGATACCGTGTTGCTCTGTCATGAGTCCGGCGATATGCCTGGTCCCGTCGATGAGCATGCCGTATGGCAGCCCCGGTTTTCCGTATACCTCTGTGGTGAGGGTGGCGATGACCGGAGGGCCGGGGGGCGATTCCACCAGCTTGACCACGGCTCCGTGCTGCTCGGCTATGGAGGTGAGTTCATTTCTGATCCGCAAGCCGATGGCGTGGGACTGCATGGCGCGGTCGTCCTTGTCGGCCAGATTGATTCGGATATCAGCGAGGTGGGGGTCTTCGCGCCAATAGTAGTGACGGACCATGCCGTTGAAATCCATGGGTGAAGGGGAGCCCGTATGCGTCACGAAGTTGGTCACTTCAGGGACGGTGCGCAGGAACGCTTCGAAATCGCGAATTGTTCTGTCGGTGCGCTCAAGGGTGGTTCCTTCGGGCATATCCACCAACAGTTGCAGCTCGTTCTTGTTGTCGAATGGCAGCATTTTGAGGGGCACCATACGCATCACCACGAGCACGCCGCACAATCCGAGACCGAGGAGGATTGTCCCGAGCAAAAGCCGACGATTGCGCGGCGTGCCGAGGAAGGGTGATATGGCTTTGGTATAAAGCGATAACAGACGCGGATTGATGTGCTTGTCTTCGTCGTCAGCGTCCGTTTTTTCATCTTTTTTGAAACGATTTCTGAGCAGCATGTAGGCCATCCACGGGACCACGGTCAGCGCGGCCACCGTGGAGAAGGTCACAGTTAGCGGGACGTTGGCGGCCATGGGGGCCATGTATGGTCCCATCATGCCGGTGATGAAAAAGAGTGGGGTGAACGAGACAATGATCGCCAGCGTGGACATGATGACCGGCGGCAGTACTTCCTTCACCGCTTCGAGGGTTGCATCAAGGGCGTTGCGCGCTCCGGCCCGGATATGTCGCTGGATGTTATCCACATTGGTAATGGGATCATCCACCACCAGCCCGAGGGAAAGGATGAGCGCGAACAGGGTGACGCGATTGATGGTGTAGCCGAGCAGGTGGTTGACGAACAGGGCCAGGGAAAAACTCATGGGGACGGCAAGGGCGACAACCACGGCCTCACGCCAGCCAAGGGCGAATGCCAGGAGCGCCACCACGGTCAGGATCGCGAAAAACAGGGAGGAGAGCAGTTCATTGACCTTGGACTGGGCTGTTTCGCCATAGTTGCGGGTCACGGTGACGGCGATGTCGTCAGGGAGCACTTCCCGTTGCAATTCTTCCACTCGTTGGGTGATATTGTCGGCCACATCCACGGCATTGACGCCGGGCTTTTTCGCCAGCGC from Pseudodesulfovibrio profundus encodes the following:
- a CDS encoding efflux RND transporter permease subunit, translated to MSETPSRVHGFIPSIVRYFLTSRMSIILALAALCMGAAAIMITPREEEPQIVVPMADVMVQVPGASAAEVEKLVTAPLERLLWQIDGVEYVYSISRKGMTAVTVRFFVGEDREDSLIKLHNTILKNQDMVPGVVSGWVVKPVEIDDVPIVTLAVHAEHGSEDRYSDFELRRIAEELFHRLAEVEDVSRVSLHNGRSREVRVEIHPDRLAGFNISPLEVQRALKGADRSLSAGSFVFGDRETDVVSQSFLLSAEDAASLVVGVFDGRPVYLRDVAHIIDGPQEPTSYSRIGFSDIYLTKIDHNSDEPSRPAVTLALAKKPGVNAVDVADNITQRVEELQREVLPDDIAVTVTRNYGETAQSKVNELLSSLFFAILTVVALLAFALGWREAVVVALAVPMSFSLALFVNHLLGYTINRVTLFALILSLGLVVDDPITNVDNIQRHIRAGARNALDATLEAVKEVLPPVIMSTLAIIVSFTPLFFITGMMGPYMAPMAANVPLTVTFSTVAALTVVPWMAYMLLRNRFKKDEKTDADDEDKHINPRLLSLYTKAISPFLGTPRNRRLLLGTILLGLGLCGVLVVMRMVPLKMLPFDNKNELQLLVDMPEGTTLERTDRTIRDFEAFLRTVPEVTNFVTHTGSPSPMDFNGMVRHYYWREDPHLADIRINLADKDDRAMQSHAIGLRIRNELTSIAEQHGAVVKLVESPPGPPVIATLTTEVYGKPGLPYGMLIDGTRHIAGLMTEQHGIVDVDISAEEERNMIDFVIDKEKAALHGISAGDVVETLRMALSGATPATVHLPDERQQLPVRVILPVNLRTGSHRLGELRMKSPDGAMVPLAELGHFREVEAEQPIYHKNLQRVAYVYAETAGVPPGEAVIDLKATLKEDPMPPGTIDEWAGEGEWKITLDVFRDLGLAYAAALLGIFILLVGQTSSFVMPLLIMSAIPLTLLGIMPGFWLLNVVAGDTVGGFGNPVFFTATSMIGMIALGGIVIRNSLVLIDFIQAEVRRGTSLKDAIIHSGAVRLRPIVLTALTTALGAWPITLDPIFSGLAWALIFGLLASTLFTLIVIPSGYYALYGKNEG